AGAGCTACGCACCATTTTCTAAAAGAAGAAGACATCCTATACTTTAAACCTCTGATTCTCAACGAGTATCTGGAAGCTGTTGATTTATGGAAGGCTTTGGACGATAAAAATAGGATTGTGGGATTCTTGGGCACCTCTGAAGATAGTATTGAAATGCTATTTGTACATCCTGATCATAGAGGTAAAGGAGCTGGAAAAATGCTTATCAAACACGCTATTCAGCAATTAAATACACGTTTTGTAGATGTAAATGAGCAGAACGAGCAGGCAGTAGGCTTTTACAAAAAGATGGGCTTCGTTACTGTCAATCGTTCAGAAAAAGATGGTACAGGTAAGCCCTACCCCATTTTGCATATGGAGTTAAAGCAGTCCTAGCTTCAACTCCCTACAGTATCAGTCTGCGCAAAAGTTAAATTCCGGATAATTATCAGGACACGCATCCTGCCCTGTGTCAAAATAAACATGTAGCTGACGCTGCTTATCGCTCAGTACGTCATGATACAAGAAATCCGTCATTTCAGAAGTATTATTATGTAATGGTTTGCCCGCCCATTCATGCTTGCCCTGGCAGGCTGTCACCAGATAGTAAGGCTTGCCCAGTACTTTCAAACGCTCAGCAATTGCGTTGCCACCATAAAGAGGAAGATATCCCGGGTCGCTCACCTGGCAATAGTGATGAGGAGCTACACCATAGGGCACCAGATTATCGCAGGTGCCATGAAAAAGCTGCGTAGGAATAGCACTTTCCTTACTGATCCAGTCCAGAGAAACCAGAGCTCCGGCCATACTTATTAGTCCGGCATAGCTAAAATCATCAGAAATAATTTGTCCAGACTCATCTTTACGGGTATCTGACCAATAGCCAGCATGTAGTATGGCTTCTGCTCCGGCGCTGCTTCCTAATAACACAACTTTGTCAGACGCTATCTTAAATTTGTCTTTTTCCTTGAGCATAAAATGTGTCGCACGATTAATGTCCTGACCGGTAAGCTTAAAAGTTTCTATTTTGTTAGGTGCTGGCTGCTCACAACTGAAAGACTGTCCTTTCATTACCAGCGTATAGCTCATACTTGCCACTACATAGCCTTTGGCAGCCATTCTGCGGCAAAACTTTTTGATACCATCAGTATCTCTTCTTCCTCCGGAGAAACCTCCTCCGTGAACGTACAATAAAAGCGGGCGCGCCTCTTCATTGTCTCCCTGAGGTTGATATACATCTAGCTGAAGTGTCTCATTTTCTTTTTCAAAATAAGTGTGTGTAGACTCATCTACTTCTTTAAAAACATCATCTATAAAACGCTCTTGTGCACATAGTTCTGAGGAAAGCAGGATGATGCCGCAAAGCATCAAAAAAATATTTTTCATTAAATAGTTGGTTAGGTTATTTGGCAAAATAAATAAAAGAGTGGGCTAGCCCAAGACAATACGAAGGAATCGACAGTAGAAACCCAAGCAGTAAGCAAGTTTACAATTACAGTCCTTAAGCTATATATTTACCTTCTGAATAAACGAGACCATGAACAAGCCAAAAATTATTGCCTTTGATGCGGATGACACCCTTTGGGTAAACGAAACTATATTTACGAACACGCAGGAAAAATGTAAAGCACTGCTTTCTACGCATATACAGCCAAAATATATAGAAGATAAATTATATGAGGTAGAGAGGCGCAATCTCAGGCATTTTGGCTATGGCATTAAAGGCTTTATGCTGTCAATGATAGAGACTGCTATTGAGCTCTCTGAACATAAGATAAGTGCCGCTGAGATTCAGCAAATTATAGACCTGGGCAAAGAAATGATAGCGCATCCGGTAAAGCTCATGGATCGGGTAGAAGATACACTACGTATTCTCTCAGAAGATTATGAGCTCATGATTATTACTAAAGGAGACCTCTTTGACCAGGAAAGTAAGATTGCCCGCTCTGGTATTGCCGATTTTTTTGAGCATATAGAAATTATTAGTGAAAAAGATAAATCTAGCTATCGGCAGCTTATGCTAAGAAATGGCATAGATATTAAAGATATGTTGATGGTAGGTAATTCTCTAAAGTCCGATGTTCTTCCTATTTGCGAACTGGGAGGCAGGGCGATACACATACCCTTCCATACCACATGGGTACTGGAGCAGGTGGCAGACCACAATCTCTCTCATGTACAATATGATGTACTGGAGAATATCTACCAACTACCACAATACCTGAAAGCCAACTACTCCTAAAGCATAGAGTGGGTGCTAAGAACTATAACTGGTAGCTGAAACCTTATTAATAGGCTCCGCTTTTTCTATTTTTTCTTCTGCCCACTCTTCTTCATCCTTTTCGGCCTCCAGTTCTTCCTGCAAACCTTCGGCACGTGGTTCGTAGTGCAGCTCAGTGTAGATTGGAAAATGATCAGAACCGATGTGTGGCAATCGCTGAATTTTAACTAAGGTAAAATCATCAGAATGAAAAACATGGTCAAGGGGCCAGCGTAATACAGGAATAGAAGCATGGAAAGTATTAAAAAAGCCTCGCCCAATTCTGGGGTCCATTAAACCACTGATCTTCTGAAAAAGCTTAGTAGTACGTGACCAGGCCACGTCATTTAGGTCACCGATTACAATAGCTGTCTGGTCTTGCCCCTCTATCTCTTTACCCACGAGCAGTAATTCGGCATCGCGATTGGTAGAAGTATCCCTTTCAGTAGGACTAGGTGGCGTAGGGTGCAGACAGTACAATCTCACCTTTTTGCCAGATGGTAACTTCATCCAGGTTCGTATAGAAGGAATCTCCTCCTCTACCAAATGTCTTACTTCCGCATCTATTAGCTCTAATTTAGAGTAAAGATGCATACCGTAGAGATTATCTAAAGGAATTTTAACGGTATAAGGATACTCCTCTTCCAACTCGCTGAGTGCCTCCTCCCATTTTTTGTCTGTTTCCAAAGTAAGTAATATATCAGGCTTCATCTGCTTTACTACCTTTAGCAGTTTATGATACTTACGATTGGTTGTCAGCACATTACTTACCATGATTGAACAGCTGTCATCAGAATTTTTTCCTTTAAAGCGGATCACCTGTTTGGAAGCTAATGGGGTATATGGAAAAATTCTTATTCCCTGATAAAGCAGGCAAAATGATAATAAAATGATGGCTCCTACATGCCAGTAAGCATCATATGCGAAGGTGAGTGCTAAACCTAGCAATGCTACTACTGCCAAAAAAACGATCTGCACCCTAGGAAAATCAAAGACTCTTATCCACCATTGATCAAAACGTAGTAGTGAAGCCAGAGTAGCAATAATTGGAATGGAAGCAAAGACCAGGAATACAATTTGTAAAACCATTATAGACTTGTTTATGCAGAATTACTGCTATTGCTTGTTTAAAAAAGTTGAGTTTAAGCAAAAGAAAAGTTAGTACGTTTTGTACTTGATTTTGGTATAGTACTATATACCTATAACAAAGGAAGCAATTTTGTTTTCAAATCAGGTTAATATGAGGTTAATTTTTTAATGCTTGTTTAAATTTTACAGGCAGGGGCTACTATTCTCAAGCATAATCATGATCTACTCCTATTTTTTGAATGAACTTGCTTAGCTTGCTGCTAATTCTAGCTAACCGATCAAAATCATACCGAATATGGATTTACAACTTCAGGATAAAGTAGCACTTATTACCGGAGGTAGTAAAGGAATTGGCCTTGCCGTTGCCGAAGCACTGGCAAAAGAAGGTGTTCATTTGCTGCTTTGTGCTAGAGATGCTCAGCAATTAAAAAAAGCTGAGCAGCACCTTGAGCAATATAATGTAAAGTTGTTTTCTTTTGTAGCTGATGTTACTCAGGCTGAAGAGGTGGATAAACTTGTAGCATTTTCCCTTCAAAAGTTTGATACCATAGACATATTAATTAATAATGCAGGAGCAGGTACTAACGAAAAAATAGCTGATGCCCCAGACGAAAAATGGTACTACTACTGGGATCTGCATGTAATGGCCGCAATTCGCTTAAGCCGGGCCCTGATTCCTTCCATGAAGGAAAATGGTGGGGGTATCATCATTAATAATTCTTCAATTTGTGCTCGCCAGCCCATTGGCTATGAACCTATATACAATACGACCAAAGCTGCGCTGAGTATGTTTAGTAAGTGCCTGGCCCATGAAGTAATTAAGGACAACATACGTGTAAATGCCATTAACCCCGGTCTCATACTTACTGAAGCCTGGGAACAGGCAGCAAAAGAAGAAAGCCAAAAGCAGGGAATACAACCAGAGGAGTTTCTTAATAAAATAGCACAGGAAAATACGCCTATAGGCAGATTTGCGACTACACAGGAGTTGGCAAACTTCTTTGTATTTATGTGCTCTCCCCTTTCTAGCTACTGCGTTGGCGGCAGCTATTATGTAGATGGGGGCTGGCTCAAAGTAAGCACTTAACCCATGCTATTACTCTGAATAATGTGTATATTCATTGCACACCATACCTTAAGACCTATGAAGTACGAAAACCAGATAGAAATTGACTTGCCCCGTCAGCAGTTGGTAAAGTTATTTAGCAATCCTGAATACTACCCCAGATGGCAAAAAGGTTTAACACTTTATGAAACGATTAAAGGTGAGCAGGGAATGCCGGGCGCTCATTCCAGACTCAAGTTTAAGACTGGTAAAAGAGAAATGAACATGGTGGAGACAATTATAGAAAACCACTTACCTGACAAATATACTGTGACTTATGAAACCTCCTCGGTACACAACTTGCAAAGCAGTATGTTTAAAGAACTCTCGCCTGGCAAAACTTTATATCATACCTACAATGAGTTTAAATTTAGCGGATTTATGAAAATTTTTGGATGGTTGATGCCCGGAGCTTTTAAAAAGCAAACTCAAAAGTATTTAGAACAATTTAAAGCATTTGCTGAAGAAGAGAGCCACTTACATAGCACGCAGGCACCTACATAATGTCCGGCTTGGTAAAAACTCTTTCCATGCCTGTTTTTTTTTATCGTTCACTATGGCCATTAG
This window of the Porifericola rhodea genome carries:
- a CDS encoding acetyltransferase, which produces MNSIEEKYTYQLQIASLHDFTEIVEVWEASVRATHHFLKEEDILYFKPLILNEYLEAVDLWKALDDKNRIVGFLGTSEDSIEMLFVHPDHRGKGAGKMLIKHAIQQLNTRFVDVNEQNEQAVGFYKKMGFVTVNRSEKDGTGKPYPILHMELKQS
- a CDS encoding alpha/beta hydrolase fold domain-containing protein, with product MKNIFLMLCGIILLSSELCAQERFIDDVFKEVDESTHTYFEKENETLQLDVYQPQGDNEEARPLLLYVHGGGFSGGRRDTDGIKKFCRRMAAKGYVVASMSYTLVMKGQSFSCEQPAPNKIETFKLTGQDINRATHFMLKEKDKFKIASDKVVLLGSSAGAEAILHAGYWSDTRKDESGQIISDDFSYAGLISMAGALVSLDWISKESAIPTQLFHGTCDNLVPYGVAPHHYCQVSDPGYLPLYGGNAIAERLKVLGKPYYLVTACQGKHEWAGKPLHNNTSEMTDFLYHDVLSDKQRQLHVYFDTGQDACPDNYPEFNFCAD
- a CDS encoding HAD family hydrolase, with translation MNKPKIIAFDADDTLWVNETIFTNTQEKCKALLSTHIQPKYIEDKLYEVERRNLRHFGYGIKGFMLSMIETAIELSEHKISAAEIQQIIDLGKEMIAHPVKLMDRVEDTLRILSEDYELMIITKGDLFDQESKIARSGIADFFEHIEIISEKDKSSYRQLMLRNGIDIKDMLMVGNSLKSDVLPICELGGRAIHIPFHTTWVLEQVADHNLSHVQYDVLENIYQLPQYLKANYS
- a CDS encoding endonuclease/exonuclease/phosphatase family protein, with product MVLQIVFLVFASIPIIATLASLLRFDQWWIRVFDFPRVQIVFLAVVALLGLALTFAYDAYWHVGAIILLSFCLLYQGIRIFPYTPLASKQVIRFKGKNSDDSCSIMVSNVLTTNRKYHKLLKVVKQMKPDILLTLETDKKWEEALSELEEEYPYTVKIPLDNLYGMHLYSKLELIDAEVRHLVEEEIPSIRTWMKLPSGKKVRLYCLHPTPPSPTERDTSTNRDAELLLVGKEIEGQDQTAIVIGDLNDVAWSRTTKLFQKISGLMDPRIGRGFFNTFHASIPVLRWPLDHVFHSDDFTLVKIQRLPHIGSDHFPIYTELHYEPRAEGLQEELEAEKDEEEWAEEKIEKAEPINKVSATSYSS
- a CDS encoding SDR family NAD(P)-dependent oxidoreductase encodes the protein MDLQLQDKVALITGGSKGIGLAVAEALAKEGVHLLLCARDAQQLKKAEQHLEQYNVKLFSFVADVTQAEEVDKLVAFSLQKFDTIDILINNAGAGTNEKIADAPDEKWYYYWDLHVMAAIRLSRALIPSMKENGGGIIINNSSICARQPIGYEPIYNTTKAALSMFSKCLAHEVIKDNIRVNAINPGLILTEAWEQAAKEESQKQGIQPEEFLNKIAQENTPIGRFATTQELANFFVFMCSPLSSYCVGGSYYVDGGWLKVST
- a CDS encoding SRPBCC family protein; this encodes MKYENQIEIDLPRQQLVKLFSNPEYYPRWQKGLTLYETIKGEQGMPGAHSRLKFKTGKREMNMVETIIENHLPDKYTVTYETSSVHNLQSSMFKELSPGKTLYHTYNEFKFSGFMKIFGWLMPGAFKKQTQKYLEQFKAFAEEESHLHSTQAPT